The proteins below come from a single Burkholderia contaminans genomic window:
- a CDS encoding TonB-dependent receptor domain-containing protein, protein MKIRHLLATSAATALLSPLAHAAGDTTVAQPAPAADAADLPTINVTDTRRLPESFDQRYATTQVLTRTDLDRLSPSDPSITQALATLPGVTVSQNGGPGSSASVSIRGSSASQVAVFIDGIRIGSPTTGIAPWADLPTEAFERVEVISGPAAASFGANAMGGVVQLFTRRAANQPNQTTVSFGGGSNKAFDTQLRTSGTVPSTGPLAALGGLTYSLGLHSYNTAGIDATRPFAYGHEAGRNPYHAQDLDARVGYARDNWSISTFALYHRSDLSYDNSGYANRQLDHQLTTGIAFHLDITPDTQFDQSFGYANDRGFIYASDPAIPTDQINSQRISTSTSLTHQERGFHLFGLPLSGETKLAYDFTREQAFLPVDIPNGVPTRNDSAFSLHQSATLGSVTMFLAGRHEIIAGQSVNTGNAALAWAITPVYTARASYGNAFKLPSFNDLYYPGYGNPNLSPERNTSVEAAIDANTSYGTFTAAIYDTRVTNLIAYNPATFSPMNIGRAHIRGIDLSYKGTIGRSTPVSLAVGILNPQDETNDSWLNRRPRQTVSLNIDHTWDELHLHALSTGASLLYGGTTFDDPANSTYLPSYLTVGLRASYRINSHLTVSATVSNLFDRQYMTAYGYNTLGRTAFGKVSYTF, encoded by the coding sequence ATGAAGATTCGACACCTCCTTGCCACGTCCGCCGCGACCGCGCTTCTCTCGCCGCTCGCCCACGCCGCCGGCGACACCACGGTTGCGCAACCGGCCCCGGCCGCCGACGCCGCCGACCTGCCGACGATCAACGTCACCGACACACGCCGGCTGCCCGAGTCGTTCGACCAGCGCTATGCGACGACCCAGGTGCTCACGCGCACCGATCTCGACCGGCTGTCGCCGAGCGACCCGAGCATCACGCAGGCGCTCGCGACGCTGCCCGGCGTGACCGTCTCGCAGAACGGCGGCCCCGGTTCGTCCGCGTCGGTCAGCATCCGCGGCTCGTCGGCCAGCCAGGTCGCCGTGTTCATCGACGGCATCCGCATCGGCTCGCCGACCACCGGCATCGCGCCGTGGGCCGACCTGCCGACCGAAGCGTTCGAACGTGTGGAAGTGATCTCGGGGCCGGCCGCCGCGTCGTTCGGCGCCAATGCGATGGGCGGCGTCGTGCAGCTCTTCACGCGCCGCGCGGCCAACCAGCCGAACCAGACCACCGTGTCGTTCGGCGGCGGGTCGAACAAGGCGTTCGACACGCAACTGCGCACGTCGGGCACGGTGCCGTCGACCGGGCCGCTCGCCGCACTCGGCGGGCTCACCTACTCGCTGGGCCTGCACTCGTACAACACGGCCGGCATCGACGCGACGCGCCCCTTCGCATACGGGCACGAGGCGGGCCGCAACCCGTACCATGCGCAGGATCTCGATGCGCGCGTCGGCTACGCACGCGACAACTGGTCGATCTCGACGTTCGCGCTGTATCACCGGTCCGATCTGTCCTACGACAACAGCGGCTACGCGAACCGCCAGCTCGATCATCAACTGACGACCGGTATCGCGTTCCACCTCGACATCACGCCGGACACGCAGTTCGACCAGTCGTTCGGTTATGCGAACGATCGCGGGTTCATCTACGCGAGCGATCCGGCCATCCCGACCGACCAGATCAACTCGCAGCGCATCAGCACGTCGACGTCGTTGACGCACCAGGAGCGCGGATTCCATCTGTTCGGGCTGCCGCTGTCGGGCGAAACCAAGCTCGCATACGACTTCACGCGCGAGCAGGCATTCCTGCCTGTCGACATTCCGAACGGCGTGCCGACGCGCAACGATTCCGCGTTCTCGCTGCACCAGTCGGCGACGCTCGGCAGCGTGACGATGTTCCTCGCGGGGCGTCATGAAATCATCGCCGGGCAGTCGGTGAATACGGGTAACGCGGCGCTCGCGTGGGCGATCACGCCGGTATACACGGCGCGCGCGTCGTACGGCAATGCGTTCAAGCTGCCGTCGTTCAACGACCTGTACTACCCCGGCTACGGCAATCCGAACCTCAGCCCGGAACGCAACACGTCGGTCGAGGCAGCGATCGATGCGAACACGTCGTATGGCACGTTCACGGCCGCGATCTACGATACGCGCGTCACCAACCTGATCGCGTACAACCCGGCGACGTTCTCGCCGATGAACATCGGCCGCGCGCATATTCGCGGGATCGACCTGTCGTACAAGGGGACGATCGGCCGCTCGACGCCGGTAAGCCTGGCAGTCGGGATCCTGAATCCGCAGGACGAAACCAACGACTCGTGGCTCAACCGCCGGCCGCGCCAGACGGTCAGCCTCAACATCGATCACACGTGGGACGAACTGCACCTGCATGCGTTGAGCACGGGGGCGTCGCTGCTTTATGGCGGCACGACGTTCGACGATCCGGCGAATTCGACCTATCTGCCTTCGTACCTGACGGTGGGCCTGCGCGCGTCGTACCGGATCAATTCGCACCTGACGGTGTCGGCGACGGTGTCGAATCTGTTCGATCGGCAGTACATGACCGCGTATGGGTACAACACGCTCGGGCGGACGGCGTTCGGGAAGGTGAGTTATACGTTCTGA
- a CDS encoding collagen-like triple helix repeat-containing protein has translation MQNHFIKTNVALAAIATACALAACGGSDVTAPKSGGNTIGTSTSGTGGTSGTSGTSGTSGTSGTSGTSGTSGTSSTSGTSGTSGTSGTSGTSGTSGTSGTSGTSGTSGTSGTSGTSGTSGTSGTSGTSGTSGTSGTSGTSGTSGTSGTSGTSGTSGTSGIGGTSGTSGTPGTNGIVSSVGAVVIDAGVTLGDLSPPVGKGVTTGLGNTVTGAGTIIRDTSNAVSNGIGQIGFTANPVGTTVAGLGSIVGSTSNPVAGLSDTVKALGTGPLSPLAPLTTPVGGLLDTVAGGLKTGGTMLGAALSSGPVQQTTQAISTAITPLVTTVGQVTQQVGTATGLGQPVAGLLGQIGGAITSAGWKVTSTSPQPLVGGVGDLVRAVGNTVTNAGGLVNPGGANGAVPVAGLVTSVVGGNTAIVHNGSTTGTGGTGGGSPLGGLSNPLAPVTGLVGGLLGGLGGLAGK, from the coding sequence ATGCAAAATCATTTCATCAAGACGAACGTTGCGCTCGCCGCCATTGCGACGGCTTGCGCACTGGCTGCGTGCGGCGGCAGCGATGTGACGGCGCCGAAGTCGGGTGGCAACACTATCGGAACGAGTACGAGTGGCACGGGTGGGACTAGTGGCACGAGCGGAACCAGCGGTACGAGTGGAACCAGCGGTACGAGTGGAACCAGCGGTACGAGCGGGACCAGCAGTACGAGTGGAACCAGCGGTACGAGCGGGACCAGCGGTACGAGCGGGACCAGCGGTACGAGCGGGACCAGCGGTACGAGCGGTACGAGCGGGACGAGCGGGACGAGCGGGACGAGCGGGACGAGCGGGACGAGCGGGACCAGCGGGACCAGCGGGACCAGCGGGACCAGCGGAACCAGCGGAACCAGCGGAACCAGCGGAACCAGCGGAACCAGCGGAACCAGCGGAACCAGCGGAACGAGTGGAACCAGCGGAATCGGTGGCACGAGCGGCACAAGCGGCACCCCGGGCACGAACGGCATCGTCAGCTCCGTCGGCGCGGTCGTCATCGACGCCGGCGTCACGCTCGGCGACCTGAGCCCGCCAGTGGGCAAGGGCGTGACCACCGGCCTCGGCAACACGGTCACGGGCGCGGGCACGATCATCCGCGACACGTCGAACGCCGTGAGCAACGGCATCGGTCAGATCGGCTTCACGGCGAACCCGGTCGGCACGACGGTCGCCGGGCTGGGCTCCATCGTCGGCTCGACCAGCAACCCGGTCGCCGGCCTCAGCGACACGGTGAAGGCGCTCGGCACCGGCCCGCTGTCGCCGCTGGCGCCGCTCACGACGCCGGTCGGCGGCCTGCTCGACACCGTCGCCGGCGGCCTCAAGACGGGCGGCACCATGCTCGGCGCGGCCCTGTCGTCGGGCCCGGTCCAGCAGACGACGCAGGCGATCAGCACGGCGATCACGCCGCTCGTCACGACCGTCGGCCAGGTCACGCAGCAGGTCGGCACGGCGACCGGCCTCGGGCAGCCCGTCGCGGGCCTGCTCGGACAGATCGGCGGCGCGATCACGTCGGCGGGATGGAAGGTGACGTCCACGTCGCCCCAGCCGCTGGTCGGCGGCGTGGGCGACCTCGTGCGCGCGGTCGGCAACACCGTGACCAACGCGGGCGGCCTCGTCAACCCGGGCGGTGCGAACGGCGCGGTGCCGGTCGCGGGCCTGGTGACGAGCGTGGTCGGCGGGAATACGGCGATCGTCCACAACGGTTCCACGACGGGCACGGGCGGCACGGGCGGCGGCTCACCGCTGGGTGGTCTCTCCAATCCGCTGGCACCCGTGACGGGGCTGGTGGGTGGCCTGCTGGGCGGCTTGGGCGGTCTGGCCGGCAAGTAG
- a CDS encoding Lrp/AsnC family transcriptional regulator — protein sequence MDDLDWKIVTLLQANGRISYTELARQVHLSVPAVTERVKRLEAAGVIEGYTARINPAAAGYPVSALIGITVPQPAKAKFLRLLETIPEVVECHHVTGADSYMMRLAAISMTHLEQLIERINLYGETRTSIVMSTPLPARGLARPPSPRDVVRH from the coding sequence ATGGACGATCTGGACTGGAAGATAGTGACGCTGCTGCAGGCCAACGGCCGCATCAGCTACACGGAGCTGGCGCGCCAGGTGCACCTGTCGGTGCCGGCGGTGACGGAACGCGTGAAGCGGCTTGAAGCGGCCGGCGTCATCGAGGGCTACACGGCCCGGATCAATCCTGCCGCGGCCGGCTATCCAGTCAGCGCGCTGATCGGCATCACGGTGCCGCAACCGGCAAAAGCAAAATTCCTCCGGTTGCTGGAGACCATTCCCGAAGTCGTCGAATGCCATCACGTGACGGGCGCGGACTCGTACATGATGCGGCTCGCCGCGATCAGCATGACCCATCTCGAACAACTGATCGAACGCATCAACCTGTACGGCGAAACCCGCACGTCGATCGTGATGTCGACACCGCTGCCCGCACGCGGGCTGGCGCGGCCGCCGTCGCCGCGCGACGTCGTTCGCCATTGA
- a CDS encoding alpha/beta hydrolase: MKDKPDGVVLPSRVIPFPTSISDEARTALQRLVGSDGVPLNALHVMPSPDDFDAWMRVKAAADAHYAAAIEQLGGSLRSSVETIRAGAADVHVATPEAAASSECAYIDLHGGALVLGGGAACRAGAQMQADRLGIRCYGVDYRLPPEHPYPAALDDCISTYAYVLEHYAPENIVIGGRSAGGNLAAAMVLRARDEGLPLPAALVLLSPEVDLTESGDSFETNRLVDVMLPASLMPNNLLYANGADLAHPYLSPLFGDFSAGFPPTFIQSGTRDLFLSNAVRLHRALRRAQVPTELHVFEGMPHGGFMGAPEDRELSQEIARFVHAHLPASDVESKPSSADR, encoded by the coding sequence ATGAAAGACAAACCTGACGGCGTCGTCCTGCCGAGCCGCGTCATCCCCTTCCCGACGTCGATCAGCGACGAAGCGCGCACCGCATTGCAACGACTGGTCGGCAGCGACGGCGTGCCGCTGAACGCGCTGCACGTGATGCCGTCCCCGGACGATTTCGATGCATGGATGCGCGTCAAGGCGGCCGCCGATGCGCACTACGCGGCGGCCATCGAGCAGCTCGGCGGCTCTCTGCGTTCGAGCGTGGAGACGATCCGGGCCGGCGCGGCGGACGTGCATGTCGCCACGCCCGAAGCAGCAGCGTCCAGCGAATGCGCATACATCGATCTGCATGGCGGTGCGCTGGTGCTCGGCGGCGGCGCCGCGTGTCGCGCCGGCGCGCAGATGCAGGCCGACCGGCTCGGCATTCGATGCTACGGCGTCGACTATCGCCTGCCGCCCGAGCATCCGTATCCGGCCGCGCTCGATGATTGCATCTCGACCTATGCCTATGTGCTGGAGCACTACGCGCCGGAAAACATCGTCATCGGCGGACGCTCGGCGGGCGGCAACCTCGCCGCGGCGATGGTGCTGCGCGCCCGCGACGAAGGCTTGCCGCTGCCGGCCGCGCTGGTGCTGCTGTCGCCGGAAGTCGACCTGACCGAATCCGGCGACAGCTTCGAAACCAACCGTCTCGTCGATGTCATGCTGCCCGCGTCGCTGATGCCGAACAACCTGCTATACGCGAACGGCGCGGATCTCGCGCATCCGTACCTGTCGCCGCTGTTCGGCGATTTCTCCGCCGGCTTTCCGCCGACCTTCATCCAGAGCGGCACGCGCGACCTGTTCCTGTCGAACGCGGTGCGCCTGCATCGCGCGTTGCGGCGCGCGCAGGTGCCGACGGAGCTTCACGTATTCGAAGGGATGCCGCATGGCGGGTTCATGGGCGCGCCCGAGGACAGGGAGCTGAGCCAGGAAATCGCGCGCTTCGTGCATGCGCATTTGCCGGCGTCGGACGTTGAATCGAAGCCGTCGAGCGCCGATCGATGA
- a CDS encoding helix-turn-helix domain-containing protein, with product MKQRAMPARGRILPGLGARLLSELTRSGAPPADRDAQPPQPAATPGDFVALYRDAIERLEAQVARGDGHPPMRKREVDLMCRCLLSCATLDDAIRCAREFGEMLTPRAGALSLAVRDGRATFRMDSLRRTRSPAACLVDLTGLFCYLQLFGWLIGQPLRPTDVWLGHPRRDDAMPLLGLFNAPVEVGRKSYGFAFDAGRLECRVIRQPAELDAFLVDFPFRLIDAAPAVVSWAQQVRGFLDAALAHEQALPALAELAGWLGVSEATLRRRLAAEDSGYHVLREQCLAEAAQRCLRESDWPVARIAAHLGFGGEEAFRRAFVRWTGVAPTRFRRDCMAANHAISSDMKRAIDA from the coding sequence ATGAAACAGCGCGCCATGCCGGCCCGCGGCCGCATCTTGCCGGGCCTCGGTGCACGCCTGCTGAGCGAACTCACGCGCAGCGGCGCGCCGCCGGCCGACCGCGACGCGCAGCCGCCGCAACCGGCAGCGACGCCCGGCGATTTCGTCGCGCTGTACCGCGACGCGATCGAACGCCTCGAGGCGCAGGTCGCGCGTGGCGACGGCCACCCGCCGATGCGCAAGCGCGAAGTCGACCTGATGTGCCGCTGCCTGCTGAGCTGCGCGACGCTCGACGACGCGATCCGCTGCGCGCGCGAATTCGGCGAGATGCTGACGCCGCGCGCCGGCGCGCTGTCGCTCGCCGTGCGTGACGGGCGCGCGACGTTCCGGATGGATTCGCTGCGCCGCACACGCAGCCCGGCCGCGTGCCTCGTCGACCTGACAGGGCTGTTCTGCTATCTGCAGCTGTTCGGCTGGCTGATCGGGCAGCCGCTGCGGCCGACCGACGTGTGGCTCGGCCATCCGCGCCGCGACGACGCGATGCCTTTGCTGGGGCTGTTCAACGCGCCGGTCGAGGTGGGCCGCAAGAGCTACGGCTTCGCATTCGATGCGGGGCGGCTCGAGTGCCGCGTGATCCGGCAGCCGGCCGAGCTCGACGCGTTTCTCGTCGATTTTCCGTTTCGCCTGATCGATGCGGCGCCGGCCGTCGTGTCGTGGGCGCAGCAGGTGCGCGGCTTTCTCGATGCGGCGCTCGCGCACGAGCAGGCGTTGCCGGCACTCGCCGAGCTGGCCGGGTGGCTCGGCGTGAGCGAGGCGACGTTGCGGCGGCGGCTGGCGGCCGAAGACAGCGGTTATCACGTGCTGCGGGAGCAGTGTCTCGCCGAGGCTGCGCAACGCTGCCTGCGCGAGTCGGACTGGCCGGTCGCGCGGATCGCCGCGCATCTCGGGTTCGGCGGCGAGGAAGCCTTCCGCCGCGCGTTCGTCAGGTGGACAGGTGTCGCCCCGACCCGGTTCCGGCGCGATTGCATGGCAGCAAACCACGCCATTTCGTCAGACATGAAACGCGCCATCGACGCATGA
- a CDS encoding YdeI/OmpD-associated family protein, protein MTECALTLTSQIEWENWLEQNGSTSDGTWLRLAKKGTAQRTITYEQALESALCHGWIDGQKRAESEQYWLQRFTPRSAKSIWSKLNTDRAEALIAAGRMRPPGLREIEKARKDGRWQAAYTSASNSIVPDDLQAALDANPEARTFFATLNSRNRYAILFRIQHAKKPETRARKIREFIDMLNRGETIHP, encoded by the coding sequence ATGACCGAATGCGCGCTGACATTGACCAGCCAGATCGAATGGGAAAACTGGTTGGAGCAAAACGGCAGCACGTCGGACGGAACATGGCTGCGTCTGGCGAAAAAAGGCACCGCGCAGCGAACCATCACCTACGAACAGGCGTTGGAAAGCGCCCTCTGCCATGGCTGGATCGATGGTCAAAAACGGGCTGAGAGCGAGCAATACTGGTTGCAACGCTTCACCCCGCGCTCCGCAAAAAGCATCTGGTCCAAACTCAACACGGACCGGGCTGAAGCGCTGATCGCCGCCGGCAGGATGCGCCCGCCCGGCTTGCGCGAAATCGAGAAAGCCAGAAAGGACGGCCGCTGGCAGGCTGCCTATACGTCGGCCAGCAACTCGATCGTGCCCGACGACCTGCAGGCGGCCCTGGACGCCAATCCGGAAGCCCGCACGTTTTTCGCAACACTGAACAGCCGTAACCGATATGCGATCCTGTTTCGGATACAGCATGCCAAAAAGCCGGAAACACGGGCGCGCAAAATCCGGGAATTCATCGACATGCTGAATCGCGGCGAAACCATCCATCCATAG
- a CDS encoding GNAT family N-acetyltransferase produces the protein MDQGGDFIVRTMSADEVAMSIEWAAAEGWNPGLHDPSCFRAADPAGFFIGVWRGEPVACLSAVAYDERFGFIGLYIVKPGFRGKGFGIRTWQHGMRYLGDRNIGLDGVVAQQANYRKSGFELAYRNIRYEGRVDGIGCAHVVAAADVPSEQLLAYDRACFPAARERFVSAWIAQPDAVALAAISGGRVAGYGVVRRCRTGCKIGPLFADDAGVATGLFRALAARMPGEIIVLDVPETNPAAVALAERHGMTSVFETARMYTKEAPEIAIDRVFGVTSFELG, from the coding sequence ATGGACCAAGGCGGAGACTTCATCGTGCGCACCATGTCGGCCGACGAGGTCGCCATGTCGATCGAATGGGCCGCGGCGGAAGGCTGGAACCCCGGCCTGCACGATCCTTCCTGTTTCAGGGCAGCTGACCCGGCCGGGTTCTTTATCGGCGTCTGGCGCGGCGAGCCGGTCGCGTGCCTTTCTGCTGTCGCCTATGACGAGCGCTTCGGCTTCATCGGCCTCTACATCGTAAAACCCGGGTTTCGCGGCAAAGGCTTCGGTATCCGAACCTGGCAGCACGGCATGCGTTACCTCGGAGACCGTAACATCGGGCTCGATGGCGTCGTCGCCCAGCAGGCGAACTACAGGAAGTCCGGATTCGAGCTTGCTTACCGCAACATCCGCTATGAGGGACGCGTGGACGGCATCGGGTGCGCGCACGTGGTAGCGGCGGCCGACGTGCCGTCCGAGCAGTTGCTGGCCTACGATCGCGCGTGCTTTCCCGCGGCGCGCGAGCGTTTCGTCTCCGCCTGGATCGCGCAGCCGGATGCCGTTGCGCTCGCGGCGATCAGCGGCGGCCGTGTCGCCGGCTACGGTGTCGTGCGCCGTTGCAGGACCGGCTGCAAGATCGGCCCGCTTTTCGCCGACGATGCGGGCGTCGCCACCGGGCTGTTTCGCGCGCTGGCAGCGCGCATGCCCGGCGAAATCATCGTGCTCGACGTGCCGGAAACGAACCCTGCGGCCGTCGCGCTGGCCGAACGGCACGGCATGACGAGCGTGTTCGAAACCGCACGGATGTACACGAAAGAAGCGCCGGAGATAGCGATCGATCGCGTGTTCGGGGTGACGTCGTTCGAGCTGGGGTGA
- a CDS encoding LysE family translocator: MLFIKSVVMGLSIAVPVGPIGMLCIQRSLSRGFQAGFATGVGAACADAIYGLLGALGIAGIVTAFPMLTVGLKIGGGAFLVWLAWTITRQAPPASTAQRDLPRTSVLRDFVTTFGLTLSNPMTILSFVGIFAALGPLSGAREGTVWPAVALMVAGVFIGSATWWLCLSGTTAALRTKMSFAFMHGLSRASAAVIAVFGVIQVVAGVRGVI, from the coding sequence ATGCTGTTCATCAAGTCCGTCGTCATGGGGCTGTCGATCGCGGTGCCGGTCGGGCCGATCGGCATGCTGTGCATCCAGCGCAGCCTCAGCCGTGGTTTTCAGGCGGGATTCGCGACGGGCGTCGGCGCCGCGTGCGCCGATGCGATCTACGGCCTGCTCGGCGCGCTCGGCATCGCGGGTATCGTCACGGCGTTCCCGATGCTGACCGTCGGCCTGAAAATCGGCGGCGGCGCGTTTCTCGTGTGGCTGGCGTGGACCATCACGCGCCAGGCGCCGCCCGCGTCGACGGCGCAGCGCGACCTGCCGCGCACGTCCGTCCTGCGCGATTTTGTGACGACGTTCGGCCTGACGCTGTCGAACCCGATGACGATCCTGTCGTTCGTCGGGATTTTCGCGGCGCTCGGCCCGCTGTCGGGGGCGCGGGAAGGGACGGTGTGGCCGGCCGTGGCGCTGATGGTCGCCGGTGTGTTCATCGGTTCCGCGACGTGGTGGCTATGCCTGAGCGGTACGACCGCCGCGCTGCGCACGAAGATGTCGTTCGCGTTCATGCACGGGCTGTCGCGCGCGTCGGCCGCGGTGATCGCGGTATTCGGCGTGATTCAGGTGGTCGCGGGCGTGCGCGGGGTCATTTAG
- a CDS encoding TetR/AcrR family transcriptional regulator, whose translation MIVANMAAAEFGKLTSTQNLIQLAFSLIRIVFAMARAGITLDKLVEAGAQLADETGFEHLTGAALARHFDVKLASLYSHVPSFDDLKSRIALFALKELADRATDALAGRTAKDALTALANVYRDYAREHPGRFAAARHPVSAERAAASAGGQLVRMTSAVLRSYAIPEAEQTHAIRLLGGFFMGYVTLESAGGFAHSAPASDASWSRSLDALDVMLRHWPAAA comes from the coding sequence GTGATCGTTGCCAACATGGCGGCGGCCGAATTCGGGAAATTGACGTCAACCCAAAACCTAATACAATTAGCCTTTTCGCTAATTCGAATAGTATTCGCCATGGCACGTGCCGGCATCACCCTGGACAAACTCGTCGAAGCCGGCGCGCAACTCGCCGATGAAACGGGCTTCGAGCACCTGACCGGCGCGGCGCTGGCGCGTCACTTCGACGTCAAACTGGCCAGCCTGTACTCCCACGTCCCGAGCTTCGACGACCTCAAGAGCCGCATCGCACTCTTCGCGCTGAAGGAACTCGCCGATCGCGCGACCGACGCGTTGGCCGGCCGCACCGCCAAGGACGCGCTCACCGCCCTCGCCAACGTCTATCGCGACTACGCCCGCGAGCACCCCGGTCGCTTCGCCGCAGCGCGCCACCCGGTAAGCGCCGAACGCGCCGCCGCAAGCGCGGGCGGCCAGCTCGTCAGGATGACCTCGGCCGTGCTGCGCAGCTACGCCATTCCGGAAGCCGAGCAAACGCATGCGATCCGCCTGCTCGGCGGCTTCTTCATGGGTTACGTCACGCTCGAAAGCGCGGGCGGTTTCGCGCACAGCGCACCGGCTTCCGACGCGTCGTGGTCGCGCAGTCTCGATGCACTGGACGTGATGCTGCGCCACTGGCCTGCTGCCGCATGA